The Nocardia vinacea genome contains the following window.
GTATGGGTCGGTACGTGCAGCTGCTACAACAGATGGTGCCCGGCTCCGTCACCACGCCCACGCTGTTCATCCAGTGCGCCGAGAGCTTCCTGGGGGGCTCATCGGATCGCATGGACTGGCAGGCCGAACCGTGGGATTCGATGCACACCGTTGTTTCGGTACCGGCTAACCACTTCTCGATCCTGGAGGACGGTTCAGCGGATGTTGCCGAAGCGATCGTGGGCTGGCTCGAGGGCTAGGAAAAACGACCGGGTGGGCGAGTCGCTCACCCGGTCGTTGCGGCTCTAGCTCGAGAGTGCTCGGGCGCAATGATCGCGAATCAGCTGTCCTATCGGGTGGCGATTCGCATCGATGAAGAAATGACCGCCTGGAAATGATTTCGCGAAGAAGCTTCCAGTGGTATGCGAGCCCCATACCTCGATTTCCGCGAGACTCGCATCGGGGTCACGGTCGCCGGCAATCGCGACGATAGGGCTGCTGACCATCGCGTCCGCACTGCACTCGTAGGTCTCGATGGCTCGATAGTCGTTCCTGACGATCGACAGGATCAGCTCTCGAAATTCGGGATCCTCGAGCAACGCCGCCGGTGTACCGCCGAACCGCAGTAGCTGCTCACCGAGTTCTCGATCGCTCAGCAGGTGCACTCGCAGCTCGGGTTGCGCTGCCGAAGGCGCGCGCCGACCGGAGGCGAACAGGACCCGCGCGCTTGCTCCCGATTCGTGCTCGAGCCGCCGACATGCCTCGAAAGCGACAACAGACCCCATACTGTGTCCGAACAAGGAAAAGTCCTTGGCATCCCCGACTGCCGCTATCAGCTCGGGAAGCAGGCCGTCGACGAGGTCCGGAATATTCCCCACTAGCGGTTCACGTCGTCTGTCTTGTCGCCCCGGATATTGGACAGCAAAAACCTCATACTCCGGCCCGACGCTTTCGGCCAATGGGCCGAAAGATATGGCGGAGCCGCCGGCGTGCGGAAAGCAAATCAGTTTATGAGATCCGGCCGCCGGCGCGGGGGACAGGCGACGTAGCCAGTTATTATCCATGGGTTAGCCGCACCACCGAACTCCAAGGCTTCCATGAGCTTTCGATCGGCTTGCGGGGATCCGGCGGCGGGAAGAGTGTCGTCGGCTTCATGAACCAGGGCAGCCGGTGGAACCGGTGTGCCGCCGAGGCCAGAGGTTCCACCTCGTCGGCCGTCCAGCCGAGGTCGGCGAAGAAGCCCAGCGGGTCGACCGGACCGAACTGCCAGGGGGCATTGGCCAGCAGTTCGGTGGTGGCTTTGCTCATCCGCTTCACAATCGCCCGGTTATTGACATCCAGTGCCCACCAAGCGATTTCAGGACGAGCCAGCGCGGCGGCCAAGCTGATGACATCGTCGTCGGAGAGGTAGTAGATCAGACCCTCGGTGAGCACCAGCGCGCGCTGCGCGCCCGCGAGGGCCTCGTCCAGGAACTGCCCCCGCACCTCGGGATCGGCGAGGTCCACCGCCGTGCGGGTGAGCGCGCAGCGCGGCGACTCACCGTTCAGCAGCTCGTTCTTCTCGGCGACCAACTCGGGGAGATCGGCCTCTATCCAAGGGAATTCGCTGGGCAGATCCAAACGGTACGGACGGGTATCCATACCCGCGGCCATATTGACCACCCG
Protein-coding sequences here:
- a CDS encoding thioesterase II family protein is translated as MDNNWLRRLSPAPAAGSHKLICFPHAGGSAISFGPLAESVGPEYEVFAVQYPGRQDRRREPLVGNIPDLVDGLLPELIAAVGDAKDFSLFGHSMGSVVAFEACRRLEHESGASARVLFASGRRAPSAAQPELRVHLLSDRELGEQLLRFGGTPAALLEDPEFRELILSIVRNDYRAIETYECSADAMVSSPIVAIAGDRDPDASLAEIEVWGSHTTGSFFAKSFPGGHFFIDANRHPIGQLIRDHCARALSS
- a CDS encoding SAM-dependent methyltransferase, which codes for MAETAELVTNVSDTARWVAAFRAIESARPDALFHDPLADRVAGERGRAIAAHTPRLMLNGWNLVTRTKLIDDLILKTIADGCDRVVNMAAGMDTRPYRLDLPSEFPWIEADLPELVAEKNELLNGESPRCALTRTAVDLADPEVRGQFLDEALAGAQRALVLTEGLIYYLSDDDVISLAAALARPEIAWWALDVNNRAIVKRMSKATTELLANAPWQFGPVDPLGFFADLGWTADEVEPLASAAHRFHRLPWFMKPTTLFPPPDPRKPIESSWKPWSSVVRLTHG